A part of Aegilops tauschii subsp. strangulata cultivar AL8/78 chromosome 2, Aet v6.0, whole genome shotgun sequence genomic DNA contains:
- the LOC109745912 gene encoding uncharacterized protein, translated as MAELATGAVTTLLGVISHEAVRLGRVRRDVQFIQEEMESMGSFLANLSGSSREHDEQVRTWMNQVRILANDCNNCIDLYLYRGDPGFHRPRGGLRLYLWWAPWLLRKLLAQHRAAGHLRELKDRAQDIGNRRLRYGVEVKTAELSSSSGAGVGLTEPLLLPATQDHEEDDDDQDGVDPLKVALSMTTMSMTMDMDEYFRTRLDHWIGSVVQAEAGAVAAEEDIMPESSAGSNPLLPCIVFVVTKPEDADALGRKALAVAQAHLKRVEDAHDKVVPPDGALAHQVKAVVPSETNDSDPLVHQDKAAGPSETKDVCALANEDNEVVPSETKDTGTLRTKTRQCHWRPRTSALLRMKIRRLCHPRPRTIALLCIKIRRLCHRRPRTAVPPETKDVSAPMHEAEVDVPPETKDQEKTVVPPMTKDAGAYAPGDKAMPLENKDVSTPVHQDKVMPPETKHTTDLAHEDKVVPPEINDTSAVVHEDKVVPPETIAQVVAPRNVVVLVDMSAVHFDFVPLRPYRILCYILRQLNRQQGTTPPTTKWGTYDYMKRMLRAIKDEIKEIKVDKTIEDINCNLVDGKDLIKPKEDGKDLEKKVTTKPLGQLLSLLIYCSTTTAAEKEDKKKKSMIAEVYDVIIKQTAKKLKRKIEAGGSNTKQLKEPEYEDILWKVFPRPSSISTIATNGTPGTLVEDEIKDMVKEVKGMLHELRELDKSEKNQETGSEPAQTEEDYFKKTIKNKKEEIEWKITKQLMVKRIVEKIQECLGDDQRRILVILKVDYKYVPKWEKTRKTLGLLECPITGAVIVATKTTQQDTKQYFHCPEKDLVEYSLVGLYLDTVLQHTSHHMNDDKIRKIVHNILCECKSDEFCMKIFAHALYAKPKRSSEELSKLHGSLQASAAQKSLPSRMFKFSYRDLPKEYRSCLLYLAIFPLGEPIRRSTLIGRWVAEGLITTKEWHWSSSVEEADKCFDTLVARCLVCPAGIGATGTVKSCTVHKTVYGFITKIAMKQHILETRLSHHLAHHFSIFSDVRLRSSQKIENFLEKSSQFSKLKVLDLEGCDCFPEYQHYLRNICRKMLMLKYLCLRRTNVTELPSEINNLLELEVLDIRQTNIPASATRHVLLRKLKRLLAGNVDSSPVDFPEKIKKFNVKPQNRLKLLLAGHVGSSTSNRADFSSVQIPEKIEKMEGVEVLSNVKPKNNQDLKDIGSLNQLKKLGVAINKESDLQPLLEAISDLLTQSLRFLSITLDIPGHKGTPAALCLKEDCPNVLERLSINESTGAQKGQLLKIFCENGKQLAKVTLTGTLLSQEDLKVLAELENLLCLKLRHNAYTDSKLVFNKGKFKNLENFLVEGTSITEIKFDNGAASKLERIIWSFTKIDSLSGIDKLPALKELELNGDTVPNAVKEDIKRLKSRSAQPKAFPLLPRCIINSSHDLGL; from the coding sequence ATGGCGGAGCTGGCGACGGGCGCCGTGACCACGCTACTGGGGGTGATCAGCCATGAGGCAGTGAGGCTCGGCCGCGTCCGACGCGACGTGCAGTTCATCCAAGAGGAGATGGAGAGCATGGGCAGCTTCCTGGCCAACCTGTCCGGGAGCAGCCGCGAGCACGACGAGCAGGTCCGCACCTGGATGAATCAGGTTCGGATCCTCGCCAACGATTGCAACAACTGCATCGACCTCTACCTCTACCGTGGCGACCCCGGATTCCACCGGCCCAGGGGGGGCCTTCGCCTCTACCTCTGGTGGGCTCCCTggctgctgcgcaagctgctcgCGCAGCACCGAGCAGCCGGCCATCTGAGGGAGCTCAAGGACCGGGCACAAGACATTGGAAATCGCCGATTGAGGTATGGCGTCGAGGTCAAAACGGCGGAGTTGTCATCATCTTCGGGTGCTGGTGTTGGGCTCACGGAGCCATTGTTGCTGCCGGCCACACAAGACCATGAAGAAGACGACGATGACCAAGACGGAGTGGATCCACTCAAGGTGGCCTTGTCCATGACTACTATGAGTATGACAATGGACATGGATGAGTACTTTAGGACGAGGTTAGACCACTGGATCGGATCAGTGGTGCAGGCGGAGGCAGGGGCAGTGGCGGCGGAGGAAGACATAATGCCAGAATCGTCGGCCGGATCAAACCCATTACTACCATGCATCGTCTTTGTGGTAACCAAACCCGAGGATGCTGACGCTCTTGGGCGTAAAGCCCTGGCCGTGGCACAAGCCCATTTGAAGCGGGTAGAGGACGCCCATGATAAGGTTGTCCCACCGGATGGCGCCCTTGCGCATCAAGTTAAGGCTGTTGTGCCATCGGAGACCAACGACTCCGACCCTCTTGTGCATCAAGATAAGGCGGCAGGACCATCGGAGACCAAGGACGTCTGTGCTCTTGCAAATGAAGATAATGAGGTTGTGCCATCGGAGACCAAGGACACTGGCACTCTCCGCACAAAGACAAGGCAATGCCATTGGAGACCAAGGACGTCGGCGCTCTTGCGCATGAAGATAAGGCGTTTGTGCCACCCAAGACCAAGGACAATAGCACTCTTGTGCATCAAGATAAGGCGGCTATGCCACCGGAGGCCAAGGACGGCAGTGCCACCGGAGACCAAGGACGTTAGTGCTCCTATGCATGAAGCTGAGGTGGATGTGCCACCGGAGAccaaggaccaagagaagacagTTGTGCCACCAATGACCAAGGACGCGGGCGCCTATGCGCCTGGAGATAAGGCTATGCCACTGGAGAACAAGGATGTCAGCACTCCTGTGCACCAAGATAAGGTTATGCCACCAGAGACCAAGCACACTACCGACCTTGCCCATGAAGATAAGGTTGTGCCACCGGAGATCAACGATACCAGCGCCGTTGTGCATGAAGATAAGGTTGTGCCACCGGAGACCATTGCACAGGTTGTAGCACCGCGGAATGTCGTTGTCTTGGTCGACATGTCGGCGGTGCATTTTGACTTTGTACCGCTACGGCCCTACAGGATTCTCTGCTACATCCTACGTCAACTCAACCGGCAGCAAGGCACGACTCCTCCTACAACAAAATGGGGTACTTATGATTACATGAAGAGGATGCTTCGTGCCATCAAGGACGAGATAAAAGAAATCAAGGTCGACAAAACAATTGAAGACATCAATTGCAACCTTGTGGATGGTAAAGACCTGATAAAACCAAAGGAGGATGGAAAGGATCTTGAAAAAAAAGTCACCACTAAACCATTGGGGCAACTCCTCTCGCTGCTCATCTACTGCTCAACGACGACTGCAGCTGAAAAGGAAGACAAAAAGAAGAAATCCATGATAGCAGAAGTGTACGATGTCATCATCAAGCAAACAGCCAAGAAGCTTAAAAGGAAAATAGAAGCAGGCGGCTCAAATACGAAGCAACTCAAGGAGCCCGAATATGAAGACATCCTATGGAAGGTGTTCCCAAGGCCAAGCAGCATCAGCACCATCGCTACAAATGGTACTCCTGGCACACTGGTCGAGGATGAAATCAAAGATATGGTCAAAGAGGTTAAAGGAATGTTGCATGAGCTGCGGGAATTAGACAAATCTGAGAAGAACCAAGAGACAGGCAGTGAACCAGCTCAAACTGAGGAAGATTATTTCAAAAAAACCATAAAGAACAAGAAAGAAGAAATCGAATGGAAGATTACGAAGCAACTGATGGTTAAAAGGATCGTGGAAAAGATTCAAGAATGTTTGGGAGATGATCAAAGGAGGATTTTGGTCATTCTCAAAGTTGATTACAAGTATGTACCCAAATGGGAGAAGACCAGAAAAACTTTGGGCCTGTTGGAGTGCCCCATCACCGGTGCTGTGATTGTGGCCACAAAAACCACTCAACAGGACACCAAGCAATATTTTCACTGTCCAGAGAAGGATCTTGTAGAATATTCTCTTGTTGGCCTCTACCTTGATACTGTGCTCCAGCATACAAGCCATCATATGAATGATGACAAGATCCGCAAGATTGTTCACAACATTTTATGCGAGTGCAAGTCAGATGAATTCTGCATGAAGATATTTGCTCATGCATTGTACGCTAAACCCAAGAGGAGCAGTGAAGAGTTGAGCAAGTTGCACGGATCCTTGCAAGCCAGTGCCGCACAAAAATCATTGCCCAGTAGGATGTTCAAGTTCTCCTACAGGGATCTACCTAAAGAGTATAGGTCTTGTTTGTTGTACCTCGCCATCTTCCCTCTAGGAGAACCCATCAGGCGGTCAACCTTGATCGGACGATGGGTTGCAGAAGGGCTGATTACCACCAAAGAATGGCACTGGTCCTCTTCAGTGGAGGAAGCCGATAAATGTTTTGATACACTGGTTGCCCGGTGCCTTGTTTGTCCTGCTGGCATTGGTGCTACTGGAACGGTCAAGAGCTGCACGGTTCATAAGACAGTTTATGGATTCATTACCAAGATCGCCATGAAGCAGCACATTCTGGAGACACGGCTGTCACATCACTTGGCTCACCACTTCTCTATTTTCAGCGATGTTCGTCTCCGCAGCTCTCAAAAGATCGAAAATTTCTTGGAAAAGTCATCTCAGTTCTCCAAGCTCAAGGTGCTAGATCTAGAGGGCTGTGATTGCTTCCCGGAGTACCAGCACTACCTGAGGAACATATGCAGGAAGATGCTAATGCTCAAGTATCTCTGCCTAAGGCGAACCAATGTTACCGAGCTGCCCAGTGAAATAAACAATcttcttgagcttgaggtattgGATATACGGCAGACCAATATTCCTGCGTCTGCAACAAGACATGTCCTGCTCAGAAAGCTGAAACGTCTGTTAGCTGGTAATGTTGATTCAAGCCCTGTTGACTTCCCTGAGAAGATCAAAAAGTTCAATGTCAAGCCGCAGAATCGTCTGAAGCTTCTGTTGGCCGGTCATGTTGGTTCAAGTACGAGCAATCGTGCTGACTTCTCCAGTGTTCAGATCCCTGAGAAGATTGAGAAAATGGAGGGAGTGGAGGTACTGTCCAATGTCAAACCGAAGAATAACCAGGACTTGAAAGACATTGGAAGTCTAAATCAGCTCAAGAAGCTGGGTGTGGCTATCAACAAGGAGAGTGACCTCCAGCCGTTGCTTGAAGCAATCAGTGACCTCCTAACCCAGTCCCTCCGTTTTCTGTCAATTACTCTAGACATACCTGGACACAAGGGCACTCCAGCAGCTCTCTGTCTGAAAGAAGACTGCCCCAATGTTCTTGAGAGACTAAGTATCAATGAAAGCACTGGCGCACAAAAGGGGCAGCTTCTTAAGATATTTTGCGAAAATGGAAAGCAACTTGCCAAGGTAACTCTAACTGGCACTTTGCTGAGCCAGGAAGATCTGAAGGTCCTTGCCGAGCTTGAGAACTTACTGTGTCTCAAGCTTCGACACAATGCATACACTGATAGTAAGCTCGTCTTCAACAAGGGTAAATTCAAAAATCTTGAGAACTTCCTTGTTGAGGGAACCAGCATAACTGAAATCAAATTTGATAATGGGGCTGCTAGTAAGCTCGAGAGGATCATCTGGTCATTCACCAAAATTGATTCTCTGTCTGGAATCGACAAACTTCCTGCATTAAAGGAGCTGGAGTTGAATGGTGACACTGTCCCTAATGCGGTGAAAGAAGACATCAAAAGACTAAAGAGTAGATCAGCACAACCGAAGGCCTTCCCTTTACTTCCTCGGTGCATCATCAATTCCTCGCATGATTTGGGTTTGTGA